AAAGGATTGAACAAGAAAGACAATCTTCTTTTGATCGCACAAAACGCACTTTCGCTTTCAAGTCTTGCGAGGGCGAGTTTTACGATTGAGAAGGCGGCGGAAAAAGCCTCTCTTGTAATTCAAGCTCTAAAAGAATACGCATACAAGGATCGTTCCGGAACCGCGATGGGACCGGTGGACATCCGCAAACAATTAGAAACGGTTCTTACTCTTTATTATTCCAAATACAAGACCGAAGTACAAATCGTCAGAGATATGCCGGAGACTTTGATGGCTTGGGGAAACGCGGAAGCCTTGACTCAGGTTTGGACGAACCTCATAGGGAACGCGCTTTACGCGATGAACTACAAAGGAAAGATGAAAATTTCCTGTAGTGCATCTCCGATGAGTTGGGTGATATCGATTTCAGACAGCGGCGTAGGAATCGAAGAGACGATTCGGGATCGTATCTTCGAACCTTTTTTTACCACAAAACCTTCCGGCGCCGGAACCGGACTCGGTTTGGATATTTGTAGAAGAATCATAGACGATCATAACGGCAAAATCTCCTTTGAAACTTCGGAGAAGGGGACCACTTTTTTTGTGGTCCTTCCTATCCGGAATCCGAACTCGGAATCCATATAAGATTCTATTTTCCTAATATAGCTTGTCCTTTCTTTTTGAGTTCTTCCGCGTCTTTTTTGTGATCTACTTTGTTCGGGATGTCCTGTCCTTTTATAAAAGCCGGGCGTTTCGCCAATTCTTCATCCCAACGTTTTAAATTCGGAAATTCGTCCAAAGAGATTTCAACCCAATCGTGAACGTTCACCCAGGGCCAGGTCGCGATATCCGCGATGGAAATTTCTTTACCGCCGAGATATTTAGCTTCTCCTAATCTACGATTGAGAACTGAATAAAGACGTTTGGTTTCGTTTTGATATCTTGCGATCGCAAAAGGAATTTTTTCGGGAGCGTATTTTAAGAATACTCCGGCTTGCCCTTGCATCGGACCGACTCCTCCCATCTGAAACATCAACCACTGAATGACGACGCTTCTTTCTTTTGGATCCTTTGGTAAAAGTTTTCCCGTTTTTTCAGCGAGGTAAATAAGAATCGCACCGGATTCAAAAACCGTAAAGTCGCCGTTGTCCTTGTCGATGATCGCCGGAATTCTTCCGTTAGGATTGATTTTTAAAAACCATTCTTCTTTTTGTTCCAATTTTCCGATGTCGATCGGATAAACTGTATAAGGAATTCCTAATTCTTCTAACATGATGGAAGCCTTTCTTCCGTTTGGCGTCGAGGCCGTGTATAATTCTATCAATGACATTCTCCTTTTGTCTTTTGGAAATCCGCTTGGATTATTTTTCTTAGACTGAATGGATTGTAAATGTATTCGGAAAAGTTACAATTAATAAAACGACTTGGACTTTTTTTTCAACCTTGTTTTGATTTAGACGATCGGCCCGGCGTAAACAATAGCTTGTCACGGAACCGACCCTTTAAAGATTGGAGCTATGGCTTGGATCTATCTCATCATCGCATCCGTTTTTGAAATCGGTTTTACTACTTGTCTAAAACTCTCCGAGAATTTTTCAAAACCGGTTTGGACCGTTGGTTTTGGAATTTCGGCCGTTTTGAGTCTTGTATTTTTAAACAAAGCAATCCAGACGATTCCAATCGGAACGGGATATGCGGTTTGGACCGGTCTGGGTGCGGTGGGAACCGTTCTTGTCGGAATCCTTCTTCACGGAGAACTCTTGGATTTTTGGAGAGGATTCTTTCTTTCCACATTGATTCTTTCCGTTTTAGGTTTGAAATTTCTCGTCGCTGAATAAAGGTTTTGCGCGAAGCATTTTTACTACAAAGAGATTTGTCTAAAGAATTATAAAAATAGAATATTCTTTTGATGGAATGTATTTGAGCGGCCTAATCTAAGAATTCAATTCGATCCTATAGAAGTCCTTTCTTTCTCCTTCCGTTTTTTGGGTCGCGAAGGACGTCACACGATTCAAACAGATCGAGGCCGCCGCAACTAAGAGTCAAAAACATCTTCGTAATATCAGCGACGGTTTGGTTCCGGACTGTTCGTAGGATTGATTCAACTGAACTGAATACATTCCCAAAGAATAGGATGAAACCGATTCTTCTAAGATTGTTTTAATTCCGCGTTTGCCTTTTGACGTTTGAGACGTTTCCGGATTTCTTTTCCTCGTTTCTGATTCACTTCCAAAACTTGGAGAAGGACGTCGATCGGAAAAACCGTTCCTTGGAACATTCTTCTCATCGTTCTTTCCGACATGTCATACCAACGAGCTTTTGAAGAGACCAGAAGTTCGCCCGTTTTGGAAAGATGAATGCTCGCTTTTGTGTAGAGCCTTCTTCTTCTTACCATCGTCACCCAACAACGAACCTCCACTTCTTCCTGAAGAGGAACCGCTTTGTAATAACGCATATACAATTGATCGGTCATAACGAAGTGGCCTAGATGAAAACAAAGAACTCCTTGCGCTTCGTCGAGAAGAGTGGCGAGGACTCCGCCGTGAGCATAACCGGGAGCGCCTTCGAATGATTTTTCTATTTTAAAAGGAAAACGAACTTCACCACTTTCTTCGTGAAAGGGAAAACTTGCGTGGATGCCCTTTGGGTTATCGGGGCCACAGCCAAAACAATTTTTATGATGCCAGTCTTGACCGTTCTGACTCGCTTTGATCTCCCGGTAGATTGTCTCAGGTTCCATTATTTTCCTCCGGAAGGAATTTGGATTCTTACAAACGTTTCGATTTAACAAAGGAAACGATTCTTCTTCCATGAAAAAATCGGAGGATATGGATTCAAGTGCGAAAAGCTTAAAAATTTTTGAGAAGATGTGGCGAGCTTATTTTCGATTGAAAGAAGTTTGTGTCAGAATTTTGATTCTTTTTCAATTCACCTTGACTGAGGACTTTGGGATCTTATTCTACGTTGCGTTTCATCAAGGGAGAATTTTTCATGAAAGCCGCAATCTTAGAATCCGGAAAAAGAAGTTTAGAAATCCGCGACATAGCCGTGCCGAATGTGGGCCCGGGTCAAGTAAAAGTAAAAATCAAGGCCTGCGGAATCTGCGGTTCGGACGTACATCTTGTAGTTCATGGAACGCTCAAGTGTAAACATTTTCCAAGAGTCCCCGGTCACGAATCTTCCGGAGTGATCGAAGAAGTAGGGGAGAATGTAAGTCGTTTTAAAAAAGGAGACCGAGTTGTGATCGCTGCGGGAACTTCTTGCGGAGTTTGTTCTTATTGTAAAGCGGGTCACGAAAATCTTTGTAAAGAACTCGGAGTTTTCGGTTTTGATCGGGATGGAAGTTTTGCGGAATACAACGTCGTGGAAGAACGTTATCTCTACGCACTTCCGGACGCGATTCCTTTTGATCAAGGGGCGATTCTTGCCGACGCGGTTTCCACTCCGTATCACGCGATTCGATATCGGGGGAATATCGTGGACGGAGACACGGTTGCGATCTTCGGTTGCGGCGGTTTGGGAATTCACGCCGTTGCGGTTGCAAGAGCGCTTACTACCGGAAAGGTGATCGCGCTCGATGTGGATAAAGGGCCGCTTGAGAACGCGGTAAAATATGGAGCCGACGAAGTCATCAATCTCAAAGAGGTCAGAAATCCCGGAAAGGCTTTGAAAGAAGTAAGCAAAGGGGTCGATCTTCTCGCTGACTTTTCGGGTTATATGTCCAACATCGAAGAGTCCCTAAGGGCTATGAATCCAGGCGGAAGAATCGTTCTTGTCGGAATCGGAAGACAACCCTTGAAATTTCAGATTCCTTTTATACTCA
This is a stretch of genomic DNA from Leptospira tipperaryensis. It encodes these proteins:
- a CDS encoding glutathione S-transferase family protein, coding for MIELYTASTPNGRKASIMLEELGIPYTVYPIDIGKLEQKEEWFLKINPNGRIPAIIDKDNGDFTVFESGAILIYLAEKTGKLLPKDPKERSVVIQWLMFQMGGVGPMQGQAGVFLKYAPEKIPFAIARYQNETKRLYSVLNRRLGEAKYLGGKEISIADIATWPWVNVHDWVEISLDEFPNLKRWDEELAKRPAFIKGQDIPNKVDHKKDAEELKKKGQAILGK
- a CDS encoding PaaI family thioesterase — its product is MEPETIYREIKASQNGQDWHHKNCFGCGPDNPKGIHASFPFHEESGEVRFPFKIEKSFEGAPGYAHGGVLATLLDEAQGVLCFHLGHFVMTDQLYMRYYKAVPLQEEVEVRCWVTMVRRRRLYTKASIHLSKTGELLVSSKARWYDMSERTMRRMFQGTVFPIDVLLQVLEVNQKRGKEIRKRLKRQKANAELKQS
- a CDS encoding DMT family transporter, whose protein sequence is MAWIYLIIASVFEIGFTTCLKLSENFSKPVWTVGFGISAVLSLVFLNKAIQTIPIGTGYAVWTGLGAVGTVLVGILLHGELLDFWRGFFLSTLILSVLGLKFLVAE
- a CDS encoding zinc-binding dehydrogenase codes for the protein MKAAILESGKRSLEIRDIAVPNVGPGQVKVKIKACGICGSDVHLVVHGTLKCKHFPRVPGHESSGVIEEVGENVSRFKKGDRVVIAAGTSCGVCSYCKAGHENLCKELGVFGFDRDGSFAEYNVVEERYLYALPDAIPFDQGAILADAVSTPYHAIRYRGNIVDGDTVAIFGCGGLGIHAVAVARALTTGKVIALDVDKGPLENAVKYGADEVINLKEVRNPGKALKEVSKGVDLLADFSGYMSNIEESLRAMNPGGRIVLVGIGRQPLKFQIPFILIEKMISVSGSYGSDRRAIPELIDLYLKGKINLTHSITSHHSLEDLNECLEALDERKGNPIRFIIQPS